DNA from Eucalyptus grandis isolate ANBG69807.140 chromosome 5, ASM1654582v1, whole genome shotgun sequence:
tcaactaaattaattaatttaaaatagcattaaaggttaggaattagtcacaaaaaaaaggcaaaaaaattattattaaaaaaattaagttaatttttaattattattatttacaaaaaaaaaaaaaaaaagaaaatggtcaGGTCGGGCCGGATTCGACCTTGGCCCGACCCGGCCTTTCCTTCTTCCCCTCGCGCTGGGCTTGGCCCAGACCCCTTTCTCCTTCGGCGGCCCGGCCTTTCCTTCTTCCCCTCTGCTGATCTTCGCTCGAAGACTTGCAGAACCTGCAGAGAACAGAGAGGATGAGCGGCAGCAGAGAGCAGGTGAATCGGTGGCAGGCGAgcggcgtgatccgcgggtcggggACAATCCGGCCGGCAAGTTGGCAGCTGCAGAGGCCATGCGCGCTTGTTGGCCGAGCATAAAACCGGAGGAGAGGACAGAGAACGAGGGGGGGAATCGGCACTAAAAAAACACCAAGccgagagcgagcgagagaaggagaggggagagagagagagcgcacagagagagaaggagaggaggagtcCCCCTTGAGCCGTCGACCGCTTCCGGAGCCGCCGATCGCCTCCAACCCCGCCGGAAATCAGGTAGGCACTTCACCAAACACCTGGCGTGCATAGTGGCGTATCAAGTTGGCCGGAGCTCCTCCGACTGATTCGAGCGAGCTCCGGCCCCTCTGTCGGTTCCTGTTATGTTCCTTGAACTCCGGTAGGTTTCCTTAGGTCGACGGATCCGTGCTCGGGCCTCGGCCGAGCCGAAATCTCTTAGTCCCATTAGTGCACATTACCCATTTATCGAGATGCCCCGCCAAAAACGAGCTCCGCCGTCCCTGACTTCAACCCGATCCTTCGACCGGAGCACCCTCGTCTAGCCGGAGACCGCCCGCGTCGTTTGCTGTCGCCATCTACCCTGTCGCGAACCGGGCGGATCGCGGAGCAGGAGCCGCGGGCCGACGAAGTGCCGTCCTCGACCGAcaccccgccgccgccgccgaggccCTCGACCTCAGGGGTCGAGCCGCCCTTCCTCCGCCTAGCCGAAGCGGAGCGGCCGTGCCTTGACCGGAAACCCCCCGGGGCTGCCCGCAGCCGTGTTTTCCCCGGTCGCGACCGAGTGTTCGCGAACTGGGGGACGCGGGCTGAGCTGGGCCAGATTGCGAATCCGGCCCGCTCAGCCCCTCTTGCTGGAGATGGGGCCTGCCGCAGAGGGCCCTTTTCGCAAAGGGTTGGGCCCGTTGAACGGACCCAACCGCAATTAATTGAAGGCCCGACCATTGTTTGGTCGGGCCTTCCTTTTTTCGGGCGGGCCAACCGGCCCGCCCCCAACCAGACCGAACTCCGACGGACCCGAACTCCGCCCGACCAGGTCAGACCCGGGTCGGGTCCGACCAGACCCGACCCGATCCGACgcgaaaaatattattattattttgatttttgaattaaaaattaattcaaaattcaaaatttttttctaaaacccaaaatgatggggtttggttaggaattgctttTGTATTgccttttagtgtaattaggcatttatttgctaGTATATTGATTATATGGCGTGTTTTTCTgcatatttatttatgtttaattACACTTGCTCAGTTTTATTGCAATTAGAATTttggtagctatgattgttactttaatgattacGTACCCGTATGATTACCTCACATCTTATTGGATTGATGTAAAGTCAATCAAAACTgcctaacaaaaatatttttttctaaaatgaacaagattagatactgAAAGGAAgctaattggtcaattaatgtaatcaattcTCTGACCCTAGATTTTCTGGTTGTGTATGAAGTGAGTACACTCCCatatttcacttgatttttagctgACTCTAATAGTGGCAACtcattttatgcaaaaaatatCCCAACATCACGGGATATGGACTTAGGAGAGCCCGCGCTAATCATGAGCCTTAGACCCGTCATTTAGGCAtcacccctaaacctgttcccttcCCTCTCGACGGTAGGTCGCGACAGGTGATTATAAGTCACAACTTACTCAGTATATAAACTGAGGTTTAACTTTCATTCTTAGCAAATGATTTTATTAAGACGGGTGGTTCAATTGGGCAAGCAACTTCCAGCCAAGCCAACCCCTTAGACGGTTCAGCTTTTGTATTGGAGCCCTCCATCagataaaaacaaatattaaattaaaagaagcTTCTATTGCTACCGTTTGTCGTAAATAAGAAGGCAATTTCACCAATTTAAAATCACGAGCATctagaaaatcaacaaaaacgAGCCTCAAAAACGTGTACGAAAATCCCGGGACCGCTGTTCGAGTCCTACTGCGATCATTTCCTCGTAAGGTCCCTATATATCTTATAGCATACGGAAGAAATACCCCTCAAAATCACTATATATAACCCGACATCGCCACCCAAACAAGCATTAACAACCCCTTCAAACGCATCCGAGCACTTCACCAGCGAAACGCAGCCGAGaaaatcttccttttcttcGAGCAACCCATCGCTGAAACACCAGCTTTCGAGCACAATCAGAACCGAATATCACCCACAGACCAAAAATCAGGATGGTGTTCTACAGAAAGGATCAAGAGTCGCAGCAACTGACGGACGAGGAAAGGCGCAAGAAGAGGATGAAATGGACGATCGGCATCACTGCGTTCGTCATCTTTCAGGTAGTCCAGGCCCTCTTCTTTATCCTTGTCATCATGAAGTTCAAGTCCCCCAAGTTCAGGGTCGGTGAGTTCGACATCCAGTCCCTAAATGTCGGGACTCAGACTTCACCCTCATTCGACGTGACCTTCGTCGCCCCGATCCGGATCAAGAACACCAACTGGGGCCCCTTCAAGTACGATGCCACCACTGTTAACTTCATCTATGGAGGCGTTCAAGTGGGGAGGTGGCTATTCCGAAGAGCAAGGCCAACTTCAAGTCCACCAAGAAGATTGACGCCAACGTGACCTTGAACTCTACGAACTTGCCAAGCAGTTCAACTCTCGGGAGCGAGTTGAGCTCAGGGGTCATAACATTGAACAGCCGAGCTGAGCTCAAAGGGAAGGTGACGGTCATGTTCATGTTCAAGAAGAACAAGACATCGCAAATGAACTGCACTATGGCCATTGATGTGCCCACAAAGGCACTCAAGTCCTTGTCATGCAAATGAGAGTCGAGAGCTTGATCGTTGTATCAGATTGTTTGTGCGGTTGCTCATTTGCTTGCCACGAATTGTTTTTGAACTATGTGTCCTATTATCAGTCATTGGGTTCCGGTTGTGTGTATACTTGTCCGATTATCATTCACTGGGTTCCGGTTGTGTGTATacttagaattttataaattctcTATTTGTACTGTGATTAGAATGGAGATTATTTTTGGTTAGATTTTGAAAGTAAGCCAATGCTGATCGTTTGGATGATGAGGCCTTACGATTGTACGAGCATTATCGTCTCAACTGAACACTATCCAAGATCAAATCTTGCAATCATGACTATAGTCACTGCCGCACTTCGACGGTGAAAGCGGAACAATGTCAAGTTCAGTAGTGCCAAAAAAATGGACTGAAGTCCTGTCTTGTCATTATCCAAATTTTAACTAATGATTCACGCATTGCACAACAAAAGGGGCTTCGAAATTCATTTGTACTCCTTGGCTTATAGAATGGACTGAAGTCCTTGGTGAGCAAACCCAATTGTGTGAGCGAATGGGAGGCCTTAACTGTCAAAGCTAAGTTTCAAGTAGATATGTTAAGATGGATCACAACCCATTCCTTAACTTATGTAGGTGTTATGATGGGTTATAAATGGTTAGTTATTGAGTAAATGGATCATTATTAAGTTTAAACACAATGCTAGTGTTAAGTGGGTCACAATTGGGTTATAAATTGGGTTATAGTTTATTTAGGCCCAATCCATTTCTGTGATTCATTCTTTGATCTCTCTCTTGCCTTCATTCCATCTCCTGCTCACTCATTTCGCACTTTTACTTCAATTTGGCTATGGATTTCTGTAAATTgggttaaatataaaaaaaaaaaattaggaatataGTTAGGTGAGATATAGGTCACTAAATTTGcattacatgaaaatatatcaaataagtTATATGGGTCTATTTgagtcggaccatttatgactcGACT
Protein-coding regions in this window:
- the LOC104446083 gene encoding uncharacterized protein LOC104446083, whose product is MVFYRKDQESQQLTDEERRKKRMKWTIGITAFVIFQVVQALFFILVIMKFKSPKFRVGEFDIQSLNVGTQTSPSFDVTFVAPIRIKNTNWGPFNGEVAIPKSKANFKSTKKIDANVTLNSTNLPSSSTLGSELSSGVITLNSRAELKGKVTVMFMFKKNKTSQMNCTMAIDVPTKALKSLSCK